The genomic stretch AACACAGTATTTTCCAGCCGGTGTCGACGATTGGTAGGCTGCGCCGCCACATCCGACGGACGCGGAGCATGAGTGATGGAAGCGCAAAAAGCCAGCACCGGAGTTGATCCGCAGTCGCTGCTGGCGGAGATTGCCCGCCGGTACAAACCCGGGGAGGCGGCCATTTCGTTCAGTGGCGCGGAAGACGTCGTGCTGGTCGATATGGCTCAACGCGCGGGTCTCGAGTTGGATGTGTTTTCACTCGACACCGGGCGGCTCCACCCGGAAACCTACGAGTTCCTCGAGCGTGTGCGCAAGCACTACGGTATCGTCATCGAACTGGTGATGCCCGAGGCAGAAGCCGTCACTGAACTGGTCCGCGCGAAGGGGCTCTTCAGCTTTCTCCAGGACGGCCATGGAGAGTGCTGCGGGCTGCGCAAGGTCGAACCGCTGCGCCGCAAGCTTGGCACGCTCCAGGCCTGGATTACCGGGCAACGCAAGGATCAGGGCGTGACCCGCACCGACCTGCCCCACGAGCAGGAAGACCGGGCGTTTTCGACACCGGCTCACCGGCTGGTCAAATTCAATCCGCTCGCCGATTGGACGTCCGTCGAGGTATGGAACTACATCCGCGAGCGGGGGGTGCCGTATAACCCGCTGCACGACCGGGGGTTCGTTTCCATCGGTTGCGAGCCCTGCACCCGTCCCGTGGGCCCGCACCAGCACGAACGCCTCGGCCGCTGGTGGTGGGAGGATGCCGCGCAAAAGGAGTGCGGCCTGCACGCCCAGAACGCGATCAAGATCGTCGGTTGAAGAATCGGTCATCCGGCGAACCGGGGACAAGTTAGGCGCGTTAGTTATATGTAGCTATCTCGTTATAGCCAAATGATGATATGCCGATGTACAGTGCGCGTATACGGCGGACGCTGGCAATGAAACTCCAACAGCTTCGTTACATCTGGGAAGTCGCGCACCACGACCTGAACGTGTCGGCAACGGCACAGAGCCTATTCACCTCGCAGCCCGGGGTCAGCAAACAGATCCGCCTGCTTGAGGACGAACTGGGCGTGGAGATATTCGCCCGCAGCGGCAAGCACCTGACGCACATCACGCCCGTTGGAGAGACGATCATCGAGGTGGCCGGCCGCATCCTCCGCCAGGCGGAGAGCATCAAGCACATCGCCGAGGAATACAGCAACGAACGGCACGGCGAGCTCTCCATCGCCACCACCCACACCCAGGCCCGCTACGCCCTGCCG from Gemmatimonadota bacterium encodes the following:
- a CDS encoding phosphoadenylyl-sulfate reductase, yielding MEAQKASTGVDPQSLLAEIARRYKPGEAAISFSGAEDVVLVDMAQRAGLELDVFSLDTGRLHPETYEFLERVRKHYGIVIELVMPEAEAVTELVRAKGLFSFLQDGHGECCGLRKVEPLRRKLGTLQAWITGQRKDQGVTRTDLPHEQEDRAFSTPAHRLVKFNPLADWTSVEVWNYIRERGVPYNPLHDRGFVSIGCEPCTRPVGPHQHERLGRWWWEDAAQKECGLHAQNAIKIVG